Part of the Phycisphaerae bacterium genome, CAGGATTCCGCCGGGGGCGGTCCAATCGAAGATGGCGACAAGCTGGTCCGGCCAGTCGGGCATCTGAATGAACCTTGCGGGACCGCGGGACCAGCTGTGGAGGACCAGTTCCGACACACCATCCCGGTCCTCGTCAACGCAGGTCGGAGTTGGATAGCTTCGCGGTCGAGCCGGCCGCAATGCTATGTCTTCATCAAGTATCGCCACGACTTCGTTTGCCGCTGGTCGGACGCGAACCAAGATGATGGAAGAGCGTCTGACCGGGGGCCAGCTGACCAGCACCAGCAACTCAGGATGACCGTCCCGATCCCAATCGCCGGGCGGCGTAATCCATACATCAGACGCCCGCATCATCCCAATTCGCCGTAGCTTCCCATCCACGAAGAACCAAGTAGAAACTGGTCCGTGCTCCCAGCCAATTAAACCCCAAGTCAGGAATGGTGCGCCTGGTCCGGCGGCGGCGTACATCGGATCGTATTCACCCATATACGAACCGGGAAACTGCGCCTGCAATGCGGCGCTCAGCAACTCAAGCCGATGCGATCCCACACTGCTACAGGCCAGTGTGTGGATCACGGCTGGTCGCAGGGCGCGCCACGCGACCGACATCGCTAGTACCAGCGCGAATCCGACTACCAAACGCTGCCAATCGGCACGCGTTGATCTTCGCGGATGCCGGGCCAGGAGGCCTGTCATAGCAGTTCTACCATGGTGTGCGGAAACGCCACTCGCCCCAGCAGATAGCATGCCACGAGGAAGACGACTGCGTTGAGCATGAAGGCGGCGCGTCCGCGCTGAAGCAGGTACGGGTTGACGGCGACACCGGCGGCCCACCAGAGCGCATACGTGATTGCGAGAACAGCCAACGGAACCGCGGGCGCGGAAGTGAGTGCTTGACACGCGAATACCCAGGTGGGGCCGCTTATCGGCCACTCGTTCCAGACGAATCGCGACCAGTGGACCGCGGTGCCAAGCAGGCCGACGACCGGGACGAGGACGCTGCCGTAGAGGCTCCACTTGATGATGCCGCGGCGGGCGGCGGGATGGCGACCCGGAACCAGGGCGCCGAGCGTGCTGCCAAGGGCCGGAAACGTGGCAAGTGCGATGAGCCATGCGGTGAAGGACTGCGCGGACCAGAGCAAGATCCGCGCCGCCGGCGTGTTCTGGGCGGCTTCCACCCGCACCCACGCGGGCATGCTCGGAAAGAGCACTGCCTGCACGGCGGCAGACTGGATTACATCCGGCGACAGCGCCGCGTGCAGGAGGGCGTACAGGGCGACGTGTACGAGCGCCCAGCGGATGGCACGCGGGAACCGGTCGGGGATGATAGTGCCCCGGGCCGCTCGGCACGGGCAACACACGATCGCAAGGACCGTCTTGACGTAGGCCACGGCAAGGTTCCCGCGGTCACGACGATCCCAGCGCAGCCGGCGGCGCGCCCAGCGCCGATACGTCGGCACGGGCGTCGGAAGCTGATTGCCACATTCAGGACAGCGATCTGTCGTCAAACGCCGAAGGCTGTACCCACACTCCGGGCACTCCGGACGCCAGCGCGAGCGACCAAACCGAAGACCGAGTTCCCGGCGGGCCCACCAGCCCGGTCCGACCACGAGATACGCCACCGGCACAATGCAGAGGGCCCAGCCGCGCGCCGACTCGGGCAGTACTTCCACAACGACCGGAACAAAGGGCACCGCCAGCGTGCCCCACAGGCAGTTCCGCCACCAGGCACGTACGAAGCCGAAGAACGTACGCAAACGGCGGGGGACAAATACCCAATAGACGCCCCAGACGAGCACTGCTTCTATCGCGGCAAACTGTGCGGAGAACAGGAACGTGAAGCTCGATGCGAGCCTGACGTCCAGGAACGGGATCGTGATCTCGTCGAGCCGGGGCACGCCGCGGTACAGCCAGGAATCAAGCCATCCGAGCTCCTCCAATGCGACCAGGGCCAGGCCCCCGAGCATCAGTGCATGCCAGGTGACGATGAACAATAGCTGGAGAACCGCGACGCGAACGCCCGTGGTCGCGGGCCGCGCGAAGAATGCGCCCGCGACACTCGCCAACCCCGCGCGCGTGTGCGGGCTTATCTTCACAATGCAGTCCACCGTCGAATCCCGGCCGCTCCGCGTGGGGCACCGGGTCGCGCGTATCGTACCCGACGGCGGCCGGTGGACGGCAGGTCGCAAACCGACGCGACTCGCCCTAGCGCACAAGGGTGGTACGGGCGTCCCGCCCGTCACGAGGGCGGTGCCGGCGGCTCGGCAGTCACAGACGGGCAAGATGCCCGTACCACCCGGGTGGCGGGAATCCCCGGGCCGCCAGAACGCGGCCCGAGCGCCATTGACGCGCCGCAGGGCACCGGCTAATCTGCATTCGCGTTGCAGATTGGACGGACCATGTATTACCCCCGCGCCATGAGTGCGAGCTGTCTGGCCGCGGCCGAGCAGTTCCCCGTGCTGCTGCTCACCGGCCCGCGGCAGGTCGGCAAGACCACGCTCCTACAGCGCCTGGCAGGCAAGCAGCGGCGCTACGTCACACTCGACGACCCCACGCTGCGCGCGCTGGCGCAGAGCGACCCGGCCCTGTTTCTGCAGCGCTACGAGCCACCGGTGCTCATCGACGAAATCCAGTATGCCCCGCAGCTCCTGCCGCTCATCAAGATGATGGTCGACGAGCGGCGCCACCCGGGGCTGTTCTGGCTGACCGGCTCGCAGCAGTTCCACCTGATGAAAGGCATCTCCGAAACCCTGGCGGGCCGCGTCGCGGTCCTGTCCCTGCTCGGCTTCTCGAACCGCGAGCGCCGCCGGCGCGCGGCGGATCTGCCACCTTTCCTGCCGACGGAGGCGTGCCTGCGCGCGCGCGAACGCGCCGCTCCGACGCTCACGCTCAAACGCGCGTACGGCGACATCTGGCTCGGTGGCTTCCCAGCACTCGTGACCAAGGCGGTCCGCGATCGCGACCTGTTCTTCGGCTCGTACCTGCAAACCTACTTGCAGCGTGACGTCAAAGACCTTGCCCAGGTCGGCAACGAAGCCGCGTTCTTGCGCTTCGTGAAAGCCTGCGCCGCCCGCACCGGCCAAATGCTCAATCTGACCGAGCTGGCCCGCGACGTCGACATCGCCCTCAACACGGCGAAAAACTGGCTCTCCATCCTGCAGACCAGCGGCCAGGTCTACCTGCTCCAGCCGTATCACACGAACGTCACCAAACGCCTGGTGAAGACGCCGAAGCTGTATTTCCTCGACACGGGGCTCTGCGCGTACCTGACCGGCTGGTCGACGCCCGAGACGTTGGAGGCCGGTGCAATGGGGGGCGCGAGCCTGGAAACGTATGTCGTCGCGGAGATCCTGAAGAGTTGGTGGAACCACGGCCGGCAGCCACCCGCGTACTATTACCGCGACAAGGACGGCAGGGAGATCGACATGCTGCTCGTGCAGGACCGCAAGCTCCACCCTGTTGAGATCAAGAAGTCGGCTAGCCCACGCCGCGAGTGGGTCCAGGCCTTCGCGGCGCTGGCGCGGCTCCAGCCGCGACCGGCTGCGGGCGGGGTCGTGTGTCTGTGCCGCGAACGCGTGCCGCTGACGGACGCCGTGACAGCCATTCCAGTGGGGCTGCTGTAGACGGCCCGCGCACAGCGAACACACATGGACGGCACGTCGCAAACCGACGCGACCCGCCCTACCGCTCAAGGGTGGTACGGGCGTTCCGCCCGTCACGAGGGCGGTGCCGGCGGCTCGGCAGTCACAGACGGGCAAGATGCCCGTACCCGCCATCTCGCACCGCCGGCTACGAGTGGCGGCGCCGCGAAACGGCCGGTACATTGCGGGCGTCTGGCGGGGCGAGCTTTTTCGCCCCCGACGGCAATACCGGACGTCACGGCGATGAACCAACAACCGAATTCGTACGACCCGGGGGCCAATCACGGAGCCAGCCTGCCTGCCACGCCGGCGCCGGAGCCGCAGCCGCCCACCGCGCTGCTGTTCGAGGTCTCCTGGGAGGTGTGCTCGCAGGTCGGCGGCATCTACACCGTCCTGCGCAGCAAGGCGGCCGCGACGGTCCGGCGCTGGGGCGACGACTACTTCCTGATCGGCCCCTACCGCGAGGCCTCCGCCAACGTCGAGTTCGAGCCGCAGCCGCCCAGTGGAGCGTTGAAAGCGGTCGTCGACGAGCTGGCCGCCACGGGGATCCGCCTGCATACCGGGCGCTGGCTGATCAGCGGGCACCCGCAGGTCATCCTCGTCGACGCCGGCTCCGTAAGCCCGCGCCTCGCCGAGATCAAGTACTACCTGTGGAAGGACAACGGCATCAGCTCGCCGCCCGGCGATTACGAGTTCGACGAGATCGTCGGCTTCGGCAGCGTGGTCGCGGAGCTGCTGACGGGCCTGCGGCGGCATCTGCCGGACCGGGCGATCCTGGCGCAATTTCACGAATGGCAGGGGGCGGCGGCGATCCCCATTCTCAGGCACCGCCAGGCGCACATCGCGACCGTGTTCACGACGCACGCGACACTGGTCGGCCGGAGCTTGTGCGCAGCGAACCAGAACATCTACGACCACCTGGGGCAGATCGATGCCGGCGCGCTCGCGGCGTCGCACGGGTTCGGCCACCGGCACGCGCTCGAAGGCGCGGCAGCCGCGGCGGCGGACGTGTTCACGACCGTGTCCGCGATCACAGGGCTGGAGTCGCAGCAGTTCCTGGGCCGGCGGCCCGACGCGCTGCTGCCGAACGGGCTGAACGTGGAGCGCTTCGCCGCCCCGCACGAATTCCAGGTCATGCACCGCGCGAGCAAGCAGCTCATCCACGAGTTCGTGATGGGACACTTCTTCCCCAGCTACACGTTCGACCTGGACCGCACGCTCTACGTGTTCTCCGCCGGACGCTACGAATACCGCAACAAGGGGCTCGACGTCTTTCTCGAAGCCCTCTACGAGCTGAATCGCCGGATGAAGGCGGACGGGGCCACGGCGACGGTGGTCGCGTTCATCGTGACGCGGGCGGCGTACAAGGCGATCAACGTCGAGACGCTGAACCGCCAGGCGATGTTCAACGAGCTGCGCGACACGTGCGAGCGGATCGAGGAGGACATGGGGCGGCGGCTGTTCCACACCGTCGCGACCGGGCGGATGCCGACGCTGGAGGAGCTGCTCGATGAGACGGCGGCGATCCGGCTGAAGCGCATCATGCACGCCTGGAAGACCGGCGCACTGCCAACGATCGTCACGCACGACTTGCTGGACGATGCGCACGACCCGGTGCTGTGCCACCTCCGTAACCGCCAGCTCTGGAACCTGCCGGACGACCGGGTAAAGGTCGTGTTCCACCCGGAATTCATGTCGGTGACGAGCCCGCTGCTGGGCATGGACTACGACCAGTTCGTGCGCGGCTGCCACGTCGGCGTGTTCCCCTCGTACTATGAGCCCTGGGGCTACACGCCGAT contains:
- a CDS encoding glycosyltransferase, with amino-acid sequence MNQQPNSYDPGANHGASLPATPAPEPQPPTALLFEVSWEVCSQVGGIYTVLRSKAAATVRRWGDDYFLIGPYREASANVEFEPQPPSGALKAVVDELAATGIRLHTGRWLISGHPQVILVDAGSVSPRLAEIKYYLWKDNGISSPPGDYEFDEIVGFGSVVAELLTGLRRHLPDRAILAQFHEWQGAAAIPILRHRQAHIATVFTTHATLVGRSLCAANQNIYDHLGQIDAGALAASHGFGHRHALEGAAAAAADVFTTVSAITGLESQQFLGRRPDALLPNGLNVERFAAPHEFQVMHRASKQLIHEFVMGHFFPSYTFDLDRTLYVFSAGRYEYRNKGLDVFLEALYELNRRMKADGATATVVAFIVTRAAYKAINVETLNRQAMFNELRDTCERIEEDMGRRLFHTVATGRMPTLEELLDETAAIRLKRIMHAWKTGALPTIVTHDLLDDAHDPVLCHLRNRQLWNLPDDRVKVVFHPEFMSVTSPLLGMDYDQFVRGCHVGVFPSYYEPWGYTPMECVVRGIPAVSSDLGGFGDYVMEHFPDHDANGMFVARRRGTSFQATVGQVAEWLYGLTRMSRRERIGLRNRTESHGQFFDWNNLIGYYVTAHKMALRARHPYEELVPVDPELDVEPRETPEPAPRRTAKRRAGGGRRKAAAGRS
- a CDS encoding ATP-binding protein, translating into MYYPRAMSASCLAAAEQFPVLLLTGPRQVGKTTLLQRLAGKQRRYVTLDDPTLRALAQSDPALFLQRYEPPVLIDEIQYAPQLLPLIKMMVDERRHPGLFWLTGSQQFHLMKGISETLAGRVAVLSLLGFSNRERRRRAADLPPFLPTEACLRARERAAPTLTLKRAYGDIWLGGFPALVTKAVRDRDLFFGSYLQTYLQRDVKDLAQVGNEAAFLRFVKACAARTGQMLNLTELARDVDIALNTAKNWLSILQTSGQVYLLQPYHTNVTKRLVKTPKLYFLDTGLCAYLTGWSTPETLEAGAMGGASLETYVVAEILKSWWNHGRQPPAYYYRDKDGREIDMLLVQDRKLHPVEIKKSASPRREWVQAFAALARLQPRPAAGGVVCLCRERVPLTDAVTAIPVGLL